The Ignavibacteriales bacterium DNA segment AAGTTCAAAGTATCAAGCGACTTAAAAGTTGAAAAGTCTTTTATCATTAATGAATATAAAAATCTTGGTAAAATAACTTTTGAAGAAAAGGCAGTGGGAATAATTTTTTGTTCAACAGCTTTACTATGGATTTTCCGAACCGATTTGAATTTTGGGTTTATCAAAATTCCCGGCTGGCAAAACCTGCTGCCATTTCCGGAGTTTATAAATGATGGAACCGTAGCAATCTTCATGTCACTGATAATGTTTTTTATTCCATCAAAAAGTAATTTGAACGGAAAAAAAACAATTATTGATGTAGAGGTATTTCAAAAAGTTCCTTGGTCTATCATCTTGCTGTTTGGAGGGGGATTTGCATTAGCGCAGGGTTTTTCGGTTTCAGGATTATCAGAATTAATTGGTCAAAGCATGTCCGGGTTTTCATTCTTATCGCCTCTGATATTAATTTTAATAGTATCATTGTCATTGAATTTTTTAACCGAGTTGACTTCGAACACTGCAACAGCAAATATGATTCTGCCTATTCTTGCGTCAATTTCCGTAGCGATGAAAATGAATCCGCTTTTGTTGATGATCGCAGCAACGCTTTCTGTTTCAATGGCATTCATGCTTCCGGTTGGAACACCGCCAAACACTATAGTATTTGCCAGCGGCAGATTAAAAATCAGCGATATGGCAAAAACAGGATTTGTATTAAATTTGGTGGGTGTTGTTATAGTTTCATTGCTGGTATATTTTTTAGGTACAGTTTTATTTGATCTTTCAACTTTCCCGGTTTGGGCAATAATTAAAAAGTAAGTGGAGTGAAATGTATATTTATCAAGTGACAATTGGAATTAAGAAGGAGGTGGCAGACGAATGGGTAAAATGGATGGAACAAACTCATTTGCAAGATGTCTTGAACACAGGGGCTTTTCTTTCGCATAAATTTTATAAAATAATAATTCCATCCGGTACAT contains these protein-coding regions:
- a CDS encoding SLC13/DASS family transporter is translated as MNRAQKAGLIIGLIAAAAIYFLAQIYPGNSNAFVMAAIASLMAIWWITEAVPLAATSLLPLVLFPLLGISDGEKVASSYINSVIFLFLGGFIIALAMEQWNLHKRISLKIISWFGGTASAIVVGFMFATAFISMWISNTAAALMMLPIALSVISNLENTLGKAKLENFSKAMMLGIAYASSIGGMATLVGTPPNLALIKILQITFPESPAISFGSWMTLSLPISVIMLIAAIILLTKIKFKVSSDLKVEKSFIINEYKNLGKITFEEKAVGIIFCSTALLWIFRTDLNFGFIKIPGWQNLLPFPEFINDGTVAIFMSLIMFFIPSKSNLNGKKTIIDVEVFQKVPWSIILLFGGGFALAQGFSVSGLSELIGQSMSGFSFLSPLILILIVSLSLNFLTELTSNTATANMILPILASISVAMKMNPLLLMIAATLSVSMAFMLPVGTPPNTIVFASGRLKISDMAKTGFVLNLVGVVIVSLLVYFLGTVLFDLSTFPVWAIIKK